Within the Armatimonadota bacterium genome, the region GCTGGTCATTTCCACACTGGCAACATCCGACAGGCGCACGGGGCGTCCGCTGAAGTAGCCGATGACCAGATCGCTGACCGTGTTGACGTCCTCACGCTGTGCCTTTGTCAGCTGCACGCGGATGTCGTACTCTTTACCGCCCTCGCGGAACTTGGTATCGGTATTGCCCTCGATGTATGTGCGCAGCGCGGAAGCGACCTGTGCGACCGTCATGCCTACCGATGCCGCTTTGTCGGGGTCGACGCGCACCTGTAGCTCGGGCTTGCCCAGCTTCCACGAGATATCGGGGTCCACAACACCCTCAATAGACGATACCACCGCCATCACGCGCTCGGCGGTACGCACCAGGAGTTCGGCGTCTTGCCCGGTCAGCTCTATTTGAATAGGCGCACCTGCGCCGCCGCGGAAACCGGAAACCGCGTTGATTTTAATCTTCGCGCCGGGAATCGTACCTATCTTCTGGCGTATCTCCTCGGCAATCTCAGAGCTGGGGCGGGTGCGCAGGTAGGGATGTTTCACCCAGGGAAGCCACCCTGTCAACTTGTCTCCCAGAGCCTGTTTCTCTGCACAGGTAATCTGTATCTCGCCGTACTGCGCTCCCCGTCCGCCGGTGCCGAATATGCCCGCGGTGGTGTTGCCGATGCTGGTGAACATATGCTCCACATCGCGACGAATGGAGGGAGTATTATAGATGACCTCTTCGATACGCGAAAGCACCCGGTCTGTTGTCTCCAGCGATGTACCCGCTGGCATCTCCACAGAGATCTGGATGACGCCCTGATCCTGGTCGGGCGCAAAGCGGAACGGCAACAAGGGTCGTCCTATCGCGCTCCCCAGCAAGCCTGACAGGAAGAAAGCGCCCGCCATGATGAACGTGCCCCATCCGGCGACGAAGAGTGGCTTGCGGTTACTGCGCCATATCAGGGCGAGCAGCCAGAACAGGAAACCAAACAACGCGGTGAAGCCTGCAACAAATGCGGCGGGTATCAGAAACCTCTTGCCCACCAGCGAAGCGGCGATAATCAGCAGGATGCTCAGCAGCAAACCGTTTCCGATGCCGATGACCAGCCAGCGACGACGCAATGCCTTCTCCAGAATGCGCCGATAGAGCCTGTCCAGCGCGTGGTAGAAACGGTCAAACGCCGCAAATACCCCACGCTTTGCCTCTATTTCCTCGCCTGCACGGAACCATCGCGACGCCAGCATCGGCGTGAGCGTAAACGAGACGAACAGAGAGAAGAGGGTAGCGGTCGCCACGGTGATACCGAATGCGCGGAAGAACTGTCCCACAATGCCTCCCATGAAGGCAATGGGCACGAACACCACCACGTCTACCAGCGTGATGGTAATCGCCGCCAGACCGATTTCCGAACGTCCGTTGAGCGCGGCTTCGGCAGGTTCTTCACCTTTGGTCAGGTGGCGGAAGATATTTTCCAGCACCACGATGGAGTCGTCCACCAGGATACCCACCGCCAGCGAGAGCGCCAGCATGGTCATCGTGTTCAGCGTGAAGTCGAAGCCGTACATCACCAGGAAGGTGCTGATGATAGAGGTGGGTATCGCCAGCGAGACGATGAACGTACCGCGGATATTGTGCAGGAAGAGATACACGATGGTCACCGCGAGGAATATCGCCAGAAAGAGCGCTACCCGCAGGTCGGTAAGGCTCTCCAGAACAAACTTGGACTCGTCCTGGGTGAGCACGAACTCGATATCTTGGGGTATTTCCCTCTTCAGCCGCTCTACTTCGCGCTTCACGCCTTCACAGACGTCCACTGTATTCGCATCGGCGGCTTTGGTAATGATGATAGCTACCGTGTTGCGGGTGTTCACCCGTGCCCCTTCGGTGCGCTCGGCAACGTCATCCCTGACGGTAGCCACGTCCGCGAGGCGTAGCACATTGGGCGCACCCATCGGGTTCATCCGGTTAGTGACGGGGATGCGCACGTTGCGTATCTGGTCCAGGTTCTGGAACTCGCCCACCACGCGCACGGCGTACTCGTGGCGCTCTTCCTCGATTCGCCCGCTGGGCACGTTCAGGTTCGCCGCCTGCAACGCCTGCACCACCTGCATAATGTTCAGCCCGTAGGCATCGAGGCGCGCCTGATCCACCTCTACACGGATTTCACGGACATCGCCGCCTACTATCGACACCGAAGCCACACCCGGCACACGTGCCAGCCGGTTGCTCACGATCTCCTCGGCGATATAGCGCAACTGCTTGGTGGGACGGTCGCTGGACATGCCGTAGTAGAGTACCGGGAAGGCATTGATATCTACCTTAGAGATGGACGGCGACAGCGCTTCACGGGGCAGAGAGGCGCGGATGGCGTCCACCTTCTCACGCACATCGGCGGCTGCCTGACTGGAATCGATACCCAGGTTGAACTCGATGGCAACCAGCGAAATGCCTTCTTGGGAGACCGAGGTGACATTCTTGACGCCGTTGATACCGTTCACCGCGTCCTCAATCCGCTTCGAGATGAGCGTTTCCACTTCGCGCGGACCTGCGCCCGGGTACACTGTGGTAACAATGACGTACGGGAAATCCACGCTCGGGTTCAGCTCCACGCGCATCCTGCTGGCGGCCGTCCATCCCAGCACCGCCAGGGCGGAAAACACCATCAGGATGAAAACGGGGCGCCGTATCGCTATACTGGTCAGCCACATGCTTGCTTCTCCTCCCTGCCAGAATTAGGAACCGCCCGCGCTCGCCGCTTCGGCGGTTTGCAACGGCTCCACGCGCACCTTGTCGCCGTCGCGCAGGTTCTCCTGACCCTGTACCACGACCTGCGCGCCCGCCGGAATACCACGCACCTCGGCGTTGACGCCGTTGATGTAGCCCGTCTGCACCGCTACTCGTCGTGCAACGCCCTCCTTCACCACAAACACCACCTGCTTGCCGTCCTGGGTGAGAATGGCGTCTTTGGGAATGAGCACGACGTTGCGGTGCACGTCCACCAGTATCTCGCCGCGTGCGAACATCTGCGGCTTGAGCATACCGCCTTCGTTCTGCATGTCCACGCGCACGATAAAATCGCGCGAACCTTCTGAGCCAACGGGATAGATTCGGCTCACCGTACCCCGGAACTGCTTACCCGGGTAGGCATCTACCGTGACGGTGACCGATTGCCCCACCCGAACATAGCGCACCTCCGTCTCGGAGACGCGCGCCTCGAAGAAGATGGCGTTGAGGTTCACAATGCGTACCAGGGGCGTCCCTGCCCCCGCCATCTGCCCGGGTTGCGCCGCACGCATCGCCACCGTGCCGCTGATAGGGGAACGGATGAACGCGCTGTCGTACTGCTGGCGAGCATAGAACAGCCCAGCCTCTGCCTGCGCCACCAGCGCTTTCGCCGCATTGACCTCATCCTGACGCACGCGCAGCTGCAGGTTGCCCGTTTGCGCCAGACGTACTGCCTCTTCTGCCTGCTTGACCAGCGCACGCTGGGCGTCGATGTCTTCCTGGCGCGGACCTTCCTGCACCATGCTCAGCTGCTCCTGAGCGGTGCGATACTGCGCCAGCGCGATGTCGTATGCCATCTGAGCAGCATCCAGCTGCTGCTTGGGCACAGCATCCTGCTGATACAGTCGACGCACCCGCTCCAGATTCGCCTGAGCGTTCTCCAGATTCGCCTTTGCCGAGGCGACCTGTTGCTCCACCTGCTGACGTTCCTGTCGACGTGCTCCTGTCTCCAGCGCTCTCAGGCGAGCCTTTGCTGCTTCCAGCGCAGCTTCCGCCTGGCGCAGACTGGTCTCGTTCTGAGTGGGCTGCAGTTCGAGGGCGGTTTCCGCCTGCTTCAGCCGCGCCCGCGCCGATTTTAACGCCGCTTCTGCCTGGCGCACCTGCGCTTCCAGGTCGCTGGTATCCTGTTGCACGAGTATCTGTCCCGCCGTCACCACATCTCCTTCGCGCACGAAGACCCTGGCGATCTTGCCCGGAACCTTTGCAGAGAGCACCACATCATCCAGCGTCTGCAAGGAGCCGGTGACGGAGATGGTAAAGGGAATATCCCCTGTGCGTGCACTGACCACCGCTACGGCGGTTGCAGGCGCAGCAGCTTGCTGGGCAGGAGAAACCGGCGCGCGACGCGCGCATCCACCGAGCAATCCTGCCAGACCCAGCAGGGCGAACCCCGTGAAAATTGCCTTCCGGTACACTGCCATGCCCCTCCTTTGTGAATTCGCCTTTCTCTTCTTCTCGTTATGGTGTTTGTGCATATCTGCCCATCGCTTTCTCGAGGCGCGCCCACGCCACGCGCAAGTCATAGCGCGCGTTGACGAGGTTCTGCTCCGCCTGCGTATACGCCAGCTCGGCATCGCTCAGCTCCAGCTGCGTGGAGACGCCCGCCTCGTAGCGCACGCGGGCGACGCGCAGGCTCTCGGTGGCTGCCTGTAGCCCCTTCTCCGCCGCCACCACCTTCTCACGAGCCTCCTGCAAGCTCAGGTAGGCACTGCGCACCTCCAGAGCGATACCCTCGCGCACGTTCTCCACAGCCACCTTCGCCTTGTCCACATCGGCGCGCGCCTGTTCCACTCTACCCTGCGTTTGACCGCTGTCCCAAATCTTGAACTGCAGCGCGGCGATGGTCGTGAAGCTGGACTCGCGAGGCTGGAAGGTAGAGGTTTTGAGGTTGAAGTCCCACTGCCCACGCACGATAAGACTGGGCAGCTGGTCGCGCTTGGCGGCGGTTATCTGCTTTTCGGAGAGCGACACTCCCAGATTGGCTTGAATCAACTCTGGGCGTTTGGAAAGCGCCTCCTGCAGATACTGGTTAAAATCCGCCTGTTCCGGCTCTGGCTCGTCGGCAGGAATGAGTTCCACAGGCTCGTCCACACGCCTGCCCAGCACGTTATTGAACGCTGCCTTCGCCAGCTGCAGGGCGTTGCGTGCGGTAATCACCGCTTGCTGTGCCGCCGACACGGCAGCGTCAGCGCGCATCACATCCAGCCTCGGGCTAACGCCAGCGTCTACTGCTGCTTGTGCCAGCCTGCGACGAGTCTCCGCGTTCTGCAACGCCTCTTCCGCTACCTTCACCAGTTCCTGCGCACGCAGCACGTCATAAAATGCCTGCTTCACCTGCAACACCACCTCGTTGCGCGTACGCTGCACATCCAGGTTGGCAATGCGCGAATACAGTGAAGCAGCGTCGGTCGCCGTGCGCACCACTCCACTCACATCGATCACCTGGCTCAGGCTCACCGTCGCTGTGCCGGAATCGATGGGTTGAATCTCTATCTCGTTGAAAGTGAAAGTACCGCTAGTGGGGTCAAAAGAGGGAAACTTTGCCTTCGGCACGCGGTCCAATCGCCGATAGTTCGCCGATACGTCCAGCTGGGGTAACCCCGCCCCTTTGGCTTCGCGCACCCGGGCGTTGGCTTTCCGTTCGTCCTGCAACACACTTCGCAAGCTACGGCTGTTCTGCAACGCAATGCGGATACTGTCCTGAAGGGTGAACGCAGACGGCTGCTGTTGCGCCCACGCCCCTGCCGACAGCACCAGAAACACCCCTGCTGCAAGGGAGCGAAACACTTTCACTCCTGCTCACCTCCTGATTGCGCAAACTGGCTTTCCAATCGCTCAACCTCTCGCTCGAACATCTCCAGAAACTCACGCACCGACTGCATCTTAAAGGCGATGAAGCCGGCGTACATCGGATGGCGCATGATAATGAGCTTGTCGCCCGGCTCGATACCCAGCTCCCGACGCGCCTCCGCCGGTATCACCATCTGTCCCCGCTCGCCGACCGTCACCATACCATAGGTGGCTTCTTCGAAACTGTAATCCCTTCGCCCATGCATACCATCCCCCTGCCTCATGTGATTCATGCAAATCATGTGAATCATGCGTTCGGCAGAAGTGTACCACAAACGTATCGCTCTGGTCAACACTTTGCATGCTCTTGATTGAACAAACGTTCAATTTCTGCGGCGGACACCGGTTCCACCCACAAACCTCTCAGCACCATCGGCACACTATACTTCAGAAACTTTTCCCTTCGCTGCTGCCACTCACGCTCGGGAGCCTGTCCCCACGTGAAGAAAAGCGCAAACGCCATCCCCAGTAACATGCCCGCCACCGCCTCCGCATCCACATCGGCACGAAACACGCCGCGTTGTTGCTGTTCCTGCAGGTAGCGGGTGAGGTTCGCCGTATTGTCTTCCGCCATGGCGCGGAAATAGCGGGCACACACGGGGTTGCGCATGAATTCGATGATGAACATGCGTGCCATAGAGGCGTTGTGCCGCATCATATCCAGAAACTCTTCTAGGATGCGGTGCAGTACCTCTGCGGGATGGGCATCGCCTGCTTCGTCTAGTACCTTTCGGAGGACGGGAGCAAAGCTGCGTGCCTTGAGCACTTCTTCAAAAAGGTGCTCCTTATTGCGAAAATAGTGGTATACCAACGCCTCGGTGACGCCTGCGGCGCGGGCGATGTCGCGGATAGACGCTCCGTCGTAGCCCTTTTCGGCGAACTGCTGGAGCGCAGCGTCTATCAGCTGCTGCCGACGCATTTGCGCCTGCTGATTGCGCGAGGGGAAAGACTTCGCCATGACCTGCCTTTTGCTTAACAAGCGTTTAGTGTTTGGTATAGTACCCAAAGAGGGGAGGAAAATGCAAGTGCTACTCCGCCACCTTCAGCACGCTGAGGAATGCTTCCTGCGGGATCTCCACATTGCCCAGCTGCTTCATGCGCTTTTTGCCCTCTTTTTGCTTCTCCAGCAGCTTGCGTTTGCGGGTCACGTCGCCGCCGTAGCACTTTGCCAACACGTTCTTGCGGAAGGGGGGGATACGCTCTGCCGCAATCACCTTACTGCCGATGGCTGCCTGGATGCGCACCTCAAACTGCTGGCGTGGCACCACCTCGCGCAGCCGCTCCACCAGGGCGCGCCCACGGCTGTAGGCACGGTCGCGGTGGGTGATGAAGCTGAGGGCGTCCACCGGATCGCCGTTGATGAGGATATCCAGCTTCACCAGGTCCGACTGCCGGTAGCCTATAGGTTCGTAGTCGAAGGAGGCATAGCCTTTGGAGCGGCTTTTGAGCTGGTCATAGAAATCCAGCAGGATTTCCGCCAGAGGCAGGTCGTAGGTAAGCAGCACGCGATTCGGCGAGGGGTACTCCATCTTCACGAACTCGCCGCGTCGCTCCATCGCCAGCTCCATCATCGCTCCCACGTACTCACTGGGCACAAAGATGGTAGCACGAATATAAGGCTCTTCGACAGTGGCAATGGTTGTGGGTGGGGGCCAGTGTGCCGGGTTATCCAGCAGGATGACCTCGCCTTTGGTGGTGGTGATGCGGTACACCACGCTGGGCGCGGTGGCAATGAGCGAGAGACCGAACTCGCGCTCTAAACGCTCCTGCACGATGTCCATGTGCAGCAAGCCCAGAAAGCCGCAGCGGAATCCGAAACCCAGCGCGGCAGAGGTCTCCGGCTCGAACACCAGCGCCGCATCGTTGAGCTGCAGTTTCATCAGCGCGTCGCGCAGGTCGGAGAACTCTTCGCCATCCACCGGATACAGCCCGCAGTACACCATTGGCTTGACCGGCTTGTAGCCGGGCAGAGGCTCTTCGGCTGGGCGCTCGGCATCGGTGATGGTATCGCCCACGCGCGTATCACCGACGGTCTTAATGCCTGCGGTGAGGTAGCCGACTTCTCCTGTGCGCAGTTCGTCGCCCTCCTGCAGGCGCGGCGTGAAGAAGCCCACGCTGGTCACCTCGAATTCGCGCCCGGTGGACATAAAGCGGATACGCATGCCCGGGCGCACTACCCCGTCCACCACGCGGACATACACCACTACGCCCAGGTAAGGGTCGAAGTGCGAGTCGAAAATGAGCGCGCGCAGGGGCGCGTCCGGGTTACCTTGCGGAGGAGGCACTCGCTGCACCACTGCCTCTAAAATCTCTTCGGTGCCAATGCCCTCTTTCGCGCTGGCGAGGATGGCTTCGGAGGAATCCAGCATGAGGATATTTTCGATCTCCTCTTTCACGCGCTCGGGGTCGGCGGCGGGCAGGTCTATCTTGTTGATGACAGGGATAATCTCCAGACCGTTATTCATGGCGAGGTTGACGTTGGCGATGGTCTGTGCTTCCACGCCCTGCGAGGCATCTACTACCAGCAGCGCGCCCTCGCACGCGGCGAGGCTAC harbors:
- a CDS encoding transporter, whose protein sequence is MKVFRSLAAGVFLVLSAGAWAQQQPSAFTLQDSIRIALQNSRSLRSVLQDERKANARVREAKGAGLPQLDVSANYRRLDRVPKAKFPSFDPTSGTFTFNEIEIQPIDSGTATVSLSQVIDVSGVVRTATDAASLYSRIANLDVQRTRNEVVLQVKQAFYDVLRAQELVKVAEEALQNAETRRRLAQAAVDAGVSPRLDVMRADAAVSAAQQAVITARNALQLAKAAFNNVLGRRVDEPVELIPADEPEPEQADFNQYLQEALSKRPELIQANLGVSLSEKQITAAKRDQLPSLIVRGQWDFNLKTSTFQPRESSFTTIAALQFKIWDSGQTQGRVEQARADVDKAKVAVENVREGIALEVRSAYLSLQEAREKVVAAEKGLQAATESLRVARVRYEAGVSTQLELSDAELAYTQAEQNLVNARYDLRVAWARLEKAMGRYAQTP
- a CDS encoding acriflavine resistance protein B; the encoded protein is MWLTSIAIRRPVFILMVFSALAVLGWTAASRMRVELNPSVDFPYVIVTTVYPGAGPREVETLISKRIEDAVNGINGVKNVTSVSQEGISLVAIEFNLGIDSSQAAADVREKVDAIRASLPREALSPSISKVDINAFPVLYYGMSSDRPTKQLRYIAEEIVSNRLARVPGVASVSIVGGDVREIRVEVDQARLDAYGLNIMQVVQALQAANLNVPSGRIEEERHEYAVRVVGEFQNLDQIRNVRIPVTNRMNPMGAPNVLRLADVATVRDDVAERTEGARVNTRNTVAIIITKAADANTVDVCEGVKREVERLKREIPQDIEFVLTQDESKFVLESLTDLRVALFLAIFLAVTIVYLFLHNIRGTFIVSLAIPTSIISTFLVMYGFDFTLNTMTMLALSLAVGILVDDSIVVLENIFRHLTKGEEPAEAALNGRSEIGLAAITITLVDVVVFVPIAFMGGIVGQFFRAFGITVATATLFSLFVSFTLTPMLASRWFRAGEEIEAKRGVFAAFDRFYHALDRLYRRILEKALRRRWLVIGIGNGLLLSILLIIAASLVGKRFLIPAAFVAGFTALFGFLFWLLALIWRSNRKPLFVAGWGTFIMAGAFFLSGLLGSAIGRPLLPFRFAPDQDQGVIQISVEMPAGTSLETTDRVLSRIEEVIYNTPSIRRDVEHMFTSIGNTTAGIFGTGGRGAQYGEIQITCAEKQALGDKLTGWLPWVKHPYLRTRPSSEIAEEIRQKIGTIPGAKIKINAVSGFRGGAGAPIQIELTGQDAELLVRTAERVMAVVSSIEGVVDPDISWKLGKPELQVRVDPDKAASVGMTVAQVASALRTYIEGNTDTKFREGGKEYDIRVQLTKAQREDVNTVSDLVIGYFSGRPVRLSDVASVEMTSGPTKIDRKNRQRLVTFTAFLKPGYAPGNMQLVIDEALAKANLPPPGVQLKWSGEIQFQQEEGAYLGQALLLAIILVYMLMAALFESLLMPLTIMLSLPQAMIGALLGLIITGNSLNIVSMIGIIMLMGLVTKNAILLVDYTNTLRSRGLPRLQALLEAGPTRLRPILMTTFAMVFGMLPVALAIGRGSEFRAPLGIAVIGGLLLSTLLTLVVIPCVYTVFDDMGNWIARTIFRRGIYPKEQVPVREPEVVD
- the lepA gene encoding elongation factor 4, which encodes MQHAPQDHIRNFCIIAHIDHGKSTLADRILEFTGAIDPRQMQEQVLDQMDLERERGITIKMTAVRLTYRARNGQEYELNLIDTPGHVDFTYEVSRSLAACEGALLVVDASQGVEAQTIANVNLAMNNGLEIIPVINKIDLPAADPERVKEEIENILMLDSSEAILASAKEGIGTEEILEAVVQRVPPPQGNPDAPLRALIFDSHFDPYLGVVVYVRVVDGVVRPGMRIRFMSTGREFEVTSVGFFTPRLQEGDELRTGEVGYLTAGIKTVGDTRVGDTITDAERPAEEPLPGYKPVKPMVYCGLYPVDGEEFSDLRDALMKLQLNDAALVFEPETSAALGFGFRCGFLGLLHMDIVQERLEREFGLSLIATAPSVVYRITTTKGEVILLDNPAHWPPPTTIATVEEPYIRATIFVPSEYVGAMMELAMERRGEFVKMEYPSPNRVLLTYDLPLAEILLDFYDQLKSRSKGYASFDYEPIGYRQSDLVKLDILINGDPVDALSFITHRDRAYSRGRALVERLREVVPRQQFEVRIQAAIGSKVIAAERIPPFRKNVLAKCYGGDVTRKRKLLEKQKEGKKRMKQLGNVEIPQEAFLSVLKVAE